In the genome of Aureimonas sp. OT7, one region contains:
- a CDS encoding carbohydrate ABC transporter permease: MAALARKAGFYALVLFIVVFSVFPFYYAIVTSFKSGTDLFRVDYLPRSFSLANYEGVFNNGVFLQNVLNSLIVATSVVVISLFLAVTAAYALSRIRFKGRGLLLLTILAVSMFPQIAVLAGLFQMVRWMGIYNSLFSLIFAYMIFTLPFTVWVLTTFMRDLPEEIEEAAIVDGAGPFTIVMRVFLPLMWPALVTTGLLAFIAAWNEFLFALTFVASNETRTVPVAIALLSGASEQEIPWGTIMAASVVVTLPLIVLVLIFQRKIIAGLTAGGVKG, encoded by the coding sequence ATGGCTGCCCTTGCTCGTAAGGCGGGCTTCTACGCGCTCGTCCTCTTCATCGTCGTGTTTTCGGTGTTCCCCTTTTATTACGCCATCGTCACCAGCTTCAAATCCGGCACCGATCTGTTTCGGGTCGATTACCTGCCCAGAAGCTTTTCGCTGGCCAATTACGAGGGCGTCTTCAACAACGGCGTCTTCCTGCAGAATGTGCTCAACTCGCTGATCGTCGCCACCAGCGTCGTCGTCATCTCGCTCTTCCTGGCAGTCACCGCCGCCTATGCGTTGTCGCGCATCCGCTTCAAGGGACGGGGCCTTCTGCTGCTCACCATCCTGGCCGTGTCGATGTTCCCGCAGATCGCGGTTCTGGCGGGTCTGTTCCAGATGGTTCGGTGGATGGGCATCTACAACAGCCTCTTCTCGCTGATCTTCGCCTACATGATCTTCACCCTGCCCTTCACCGTCTGGGTGCTCACCACCTTCATGCGGGATCTGCCGGAGGAGATCGAGGAGGCCGCCATCGTGGACGGCGCAGGGCCCTTCACCATCGTCATGCGGGTATTTCTGCCGCTGATGTGGCCGGCGCTGGTGACGACGGGCCTGCTCGCCTTCATCGCGGCGTGGAACGAGTTCCTGTTCGCGCTGACCTTCGTCGCCAGCAACGAAACGCGCACCGTTCCGGTCGCCATCGCGCTTCTGTCCGGTGCATCCGAGCAGGAAATACCCTGGGGCACGATCATGGCGGCGTCGGTCGTCGTGACGCTGCCGCTGATCGTTCTCGTCCTCATCTTCCAGCGCAAGATCATCGCCGGGCTGACCGCCGGCGGCGTCAAGGGCTGA
- a CDS encoding sugar ABC transporter permease has protein sequence MVTAEAKTGKAGNRTARKRRRAAWLFLAPMLLVLALVAAWPLAQTIRFSLTDASLSSLGTAEFIGFRNYLEYIDYGDGEGEWFGLLVDDEWWRAVRNTLWFTAISVSIETVLGTIFALVLNASFPGRGIVRAAVLIPWAIPTIVSAKLWAWMMNDQFGILNDMLLTVGLISAPVAWTASPDTALWAVIIVDVWKTTPFMALLILAGLQMVPGDVYEAARIDGVSPVKVFFKVTLPLIRPAILVAVIFRALDALRVFDLIYVLTPNNAETKTMSVFAQENLFQFDNFAYGSGASTLLFLVIALSTIAYIRLSRLNLSGDR, from the coding sequence ATGGTGACTGCCGAGGCTAAAACCGGGAAGGCGGGCAACCGGACGGCGCGTAAACGCCGCCGCGCGGCATGGCTGTTTCTGGCGCCGATGCTGCTGGTGCTTGCATTGGTGGCGGCATGGCCGCTGGCACAGACGATCCGCTTTTCGCTGACCGACGCCAGCCTGTCTTCGCTGGGGACGGCCGAATTCATCGGCTTTCGAAACTATCTGGAATATATCGACTACGGCGATGGGGAGGGCGAGTGGTTCGGCCTTCTCGTGGACGACGAATGGTGGCGCGCCGTACGCAACACCCTGTGGTTCACGGCCATCTCCGTTTCCATCGAAACCGTGCTCGGCACCATCTTCGCCCTCGTGCTGAACGCCAGCTTTCCCGGCCGCGGCATCGTGCGCGCCGCGGTGCTGATCCCCTGGGCGATCCCCACCATCGTCTCGGCAAAGCTGTGGGCCTGGATGATGAACGACCAGTTCGGCATCCTCAACGACATGCTGCTGACGGTCGGCCTGATCTCGGCGCCTGTGGCCTGGACCGCTTCGCCGGACACGGCACTGTGGGCCGTCATCATCGTCGACGTCTGGAAGACGACACCGTTCATGGCGCTGCTGATCCTGGCCGGCCTGCAGATGGTGCCGGGCGACGTCTACGAGGCAGCCAGGATCGATGGCGTCAGCCCGGTGAAGGTGTTCTTCAAGGTGACGCTGCCGCTGATCCGCCCGGCCATCCTGGTGGCCGTCATCTTCCGGGCGCTCGACGCGCTGCGCGTCTTCGATTTGATCTACGTGCTGACGCCCAACAATGCGGAAACGAAGACGATGAGCGTCTTCGCGCAGGAGAATCTCTTCCAGTTCGACAATTTCGCCTATGGATCGGGAGCCTCGACGCTGCTGTTCCTGGTCATCGCACTCAGCACCATCGCCTATATCCGCCTGTCACGGCTGAACCTGTCGGGAGATCGCTGA
- a CDS encoding ABC transporter substrate-binding protein, producing the protein MQLRKALAALAATAALTVQPALAADLSIVLGSVGKDVQEMRAALDVFEKESGHRVRIVEMPASTTDQFGQYRLWLAAGNSDVDVYRTDVIWAPQLADNFVDLSEAMADRVGEHFPAVIDAQTVDGKLVAMPLYTDAPALYYRKDLLEKYGKQPPKTWAELEEIASEIVTAEREAGNGGLNGFVFQGSAYEGLTCNALEWIASSGGGTIVDEAGEITIDNPEAAAAIDRAAGWIDKIAPGGVLGYMEEEARGVWQTGNAVFMRNWPYAYALSRGDDSAVKDKFDVVQLPTGEGGQPAGCLGGWNVAVSKHSPNQEAAIEMVRFLTSAEWQKTRAINQSRMPTIPSVYDDPEVAEAQPIVANWKPVIETATARPSAATKGKYNEVSKEFWTAVHQTLSGRGDAASNLDRLDKALRRLKRAEW; encoded by the coding sequence ATGCAGCTTCGCAAAGCACTCGCCGCGCTGGCGGCCACGGCCGCCCTGACGGTGCAACCCGCCCTGGCGGCCGACCTGTCCATCGTGCTCGGCTCCGTCGGCAAGGACGTGCAGGAGATGCGCGCCGCCCTGGACGTTTTCGAGAAGGAAAGCGGCCACCGCGTGCGCATCGTCGAGATGCCGGCCTCCACCACCGACCAGTTCGGCCAGTATCGCCTTTGGCTGGCGGCCGGAAACTCCGACGTGGACGTATACCGCACCGACGTCATCTGGGCGCCGCAGCTCGCCGACAACTTCGTCGATCTGTCCGAAGCGATGGCCGATCGCGTCGGTGAACATTTCCCGGCCGTGATCGATGCGCAGACCGTCGACGGCAAGCTCGTTGCCATGCCGCTCTACACGGATGCACCCGCCCTCTATTATCGCAAGGACCTCCTGGAGAAATACGGCAAGCAGCCGCCGAAGACCTGGGCCGAGCTGGAGGAGATCGCCTCCGAGATCGTGACCGCCGAGCGCGAGGCCGGCAATGGCGGCCTGAACGGTTTCGTCTTCCAGGGCTCCGCCTATGAGGGCCTCACCTGCAACGCGCTGGAATGGATCGCCAGCTCGGGCGGCGGCACCATCGTGGACGAAGCGGGCGAGATCACCATCGACAATCCGGAGGCGGCGGCAGCCATCGACCGCGCGGCGGGCTGGATCGACAAGATCGCACCGGGTGGCGTCCTCGGCTACATGGAGGAAGAGGCGCGCGGTGTCTGGCAGACGGGCAATGCCGTCTTCATGCGCAACTGGCCCTATGCCTATGCCTTGTCGCGCGGCGACGACAGCGCCGTGAAGGACAAGTTCGACGTGGTGCAGCTGCCGACCGGAGAGGGTGGCCAGCCGGCCGGCTGCCTCGGCGGATGGAATGTCGCGGTGTCGAAGCATTCGCCGAACCAGGAGGCCGCCATCGAGATGGTCCGTTTCCTGACCTCCGCCGAATGGCAGAAGACGCGCGCCATCAACCAGTCGCGCATGCCGACCATTCCCAGCGTCTACGACGACCCGGAAGTGGCCGAGGCCCAGCCCATCGTCGCCAACTGGAAGCCGGTCATCGAAACGGCCACGGCGCGCCCGTCGGCGGCCACCAAGGGCAAGTATAACGAGGTGTCCAAGGAGTTCTGGACCGCCGTTCATCAAACCCTGTCGGGGCGCGGCGACGCTGCCTCCAACCTCGACCGCCTGGACAAGGCGCTACGCCGGCTCAAGCGCGCCGAGTGGTAA